The following are encoded together in the Halococcus salifodinae DSM 8989 genome:
- a CDS encoding DUF7269 family protein, whose translation MDNFSRTSIRRWIMLAAFILVATAILITGIAAVDPSLLDILRHPREGVFLITGFLVVALFSGSLLSIPLYLDPKDTSTKPEDADTDAYEPEVTPEIPHAGAEIEPLTGNPFLGYRVTDDEQEAIRTRLRDAAVTMTHRHTGIKMEDASARVQRGDWTENATAAWFLGETPPPRSVRLYARVSDGHAFRHGARQTVHEIVAYEQRHESRRTHSP comes from the coding sequence ATGGATAACTTCTCCCGGACCAGCATCCGTCGCTGGATCATGCTGGCAGCATTCATCCTCGTCGCTACTGCTATTCTCATCACCGGGATTGCCGCCGTCGATCCGTCGCTACTCGATATACTCCGTCATCCCCGAGAGGGTGTCTTCCTCATCACGGGATTCCTCGTCGTCGCCCTCTTCAGCGGTTCGCTCCTCTCCATCCCACTGTACTTGGATCCCAAAGACACTAGCACGAAGCCTGAAGACGCTGACACGGATGCCTACGAGCCTGAAGTTACGCCCGAGATTCCGCATGCGGGCGCAGAGATCGAGCCATTGACCGGGAACCCGTTCCTCGGATACCGCGTTACTGACGACGAGCAAGAAGCGATTCGGACACGGCTCCGAGACGCTGCTGTCACCATGACCCACCGCCACACGGGCATCAAAATGGAGGACGCCAGCGCCCGCGTACAGCGTGGTGACTGGACGGAGAACGCTACCGCCGCGTGGTTTCTCGGGGAAACACCGCCCCCTCGATCAGTCCGCCTCTACGCGCGAGTCTCCGATGGACATGCCTTCCGGCACGGGGCTCGTCAAACCGTCCACGAAATTGTTGCCTACGAACAGCGCCACGAGTCACGGAGAACCCACTCACCATGA
- a CDS encoding ABC transporter permease subunit, with the protein MSLAAVTKKEFQDAIRSYTLLGLIVIFVAITGFWAAIHWIPEMGDPVTGNLDTIALLNSMRQPAVYLVPLVALVVGYKAVAGEREHGSIRLTLGLPNTRSDIFLGKIIGQTAVVSVAILFGYSAAALIALLTYDTFALAAFVVYTLLSMLYALVCISIAVSFSASTRSLQRAIIGAGGIYLVVLILWDSIVAVLTIVFVENPSQSDTFPDWLIALFYMNPSTAFAQATRAVIPATREITVFPLLEASFWVDWYGFIVMGLWILIPLALGNFLFNRANIL; encoded by the coding sequence ATGAGCTTGGCCGCAGTCACAAAGAAAGAATTCCAGGACGCCATCCGGTCGTACACGCTCCTCGGACTCATCGTGATCTTTGTGGCAATAACGGGATTCTGGGCCGCGATTCACTGGATACCAGAGATGGGCGATCCGGTGACTGGCAATCTCGACACAATAGCACTGCTAAATAGTATGAGACAACCAGCGGTGTATCTCGTTCCGCTGGTGGCACTCGTGGTCGGATATAAAGCAGTTGCTGGCGAGCGTGAACATGGCAGTATTCGGCTGACACTTGGACTCCCAAATACGCGGAGTGACATTTTTCTCGGGAAGATTATCGGCCAAACTGCTGTGGTTTCAGTTGCGATACTATTTGGATACAGTGCTGCTGCCCTTATCGCGTTACTCACATACGATACGTTTGCGCTCGCTGCCTTTGTGGTATATACTCTGCTTTCGATGCTCTATGCGCTAGTATGTATTTCTATTGCAGTTTCGTTTTCTGCAAGTACACGATCGCTACAGCGGGCGATTATCGGTGCAGGGGGGATTTACTTAGTGGTTCTAATACTATGGGACTCAATTGTAGCAGTCCTCACAATCGTATTCGTTGAGAACCCATCCCAGTCAGACACATTCCCAGATTGGCTAATAGCCCTATTCTACATGAATCCATCAACAGCATTTGCTCAGGCAACGAGGGCAGTTATCCCTGCAACCCGTGAAATCACGGTTTTCCCCTTATTAGAAGCGAGCTTCTGGGTTGACTGGTACGGTTTCATTGTCATGGGATTATGGATACTTATCCCACTAGCCCTTGGCAATTTTCTATTCAACAGAGCGAACATATTGTGA
- a CDS encoding DUF7521 family protein — translation MLQLPLQFDSVQGYAGYLILLAVTLGAMMLGLFIAFQAYRGYRRNRSRRMLFLALGLGFLTVVPFALSLVATFVGQRLGFGPRVYTYWLPITTRLVEICGLGCILYSLNIRQ, via the coding sequence ATGCTTCAGTTACCACTCCAATTCGACTCCGTACAGGGGTACGCCGGCTATCTGATCCTTTTGGCGGTCACGCTCGGAGCGATGATGCTGGGGTTGTTCATCGCGTTCCAGGCCTACCGAGGGTATCGACGCAATCGAAGTCGGCGGATGCTGTTCCTCGCGCTTGGACTCGGGTTTCTTACCGTCGTTCCGTTTGCACTATCACTGGTTGCCACCTTCGTCGGGCAGCGCCTTGGCTTCGGGCCGCGTGTCTATACGTACTGGCTGCCGATCACAACACGGCTCGTCGAGATCTGCGGGCTCGGTTGCATCCTCTACTCGCTCAATATCCGACAGTGA
- a CDS encoding winged helix-turn-helix domain-containing protein → MSEDCPTNEVFALLDDEYARTILTATSTQPMSAKALSEECDASLPTVYRRAERLAECGLIEEGTRLADDGHHYSVYEARLDQLTVDLEEGELQITVEEKSTEDIADRFTDMWEDI, encoded by the coding sequence GTGAGTGAGGACTGTCCGACGAACGAGGTGTTCGCACTCCTCGATGACGAATACGCTCGGACGATCCTCACCGCAACGAGTACACAACCGATGTCCGCGAAAGCCCTCAGCGAGGAATGTGATGCGTCTCTGCCCACCGTCTACCGGCGGGCCGAACGTCTCGCCGAGTGTGGTCTCATCGAAGAAGGAACACGACTCGCCGACGACGGACACCACTACAGCGTGTATGAGGCACGGCTGGACCAACTCACTGTTGACCTCGAAGAGGGCGAATTACAGATCACCGTCGAAGAGAAATCGACCGAAGACATCGCCGACCGCTTCACCGACATGTGGGAGGACATCTAA
- a CDS encoding DUF4129 domain-containing protein gives MALLAIITSTLEPSISTSVAPQPPKSAPTSGISLLALLYMLLNAFLAFFGITLEPPSGQSSGGSILELLFMILQVIYQHRLAIIVIAVLLTVVGLLYQYRHHLAVPRVFQSTSEAPETAARSSLIATGSADWPSDTEPESVQEAWIAMIQRVDDIEKPSSRTPTEWQQIAVDAGLPADTVETITATFCAIQYGNAPETDTRRKRVRAALDKLEDQQGATDG, from the coding sequence ATGGCGCTGCTCGCCATCATTACGAGCACTCTCGAACCTTCAATCTCGACGTCAGTTGCTCCCCAACCCCCGAAATCAGCACCAACATCTGGTATCTCACTCCTCGCGCTACTCTACATGCTCCTCAACGCATTCCTCGCCTTCTTCGGGATTACCCTTGAGCCTCCATCCGGCCAATCCTCCGGCGGTTCCATCCTCGAACTTCTATTCATGATCCTCCAAGTCATCTACCAGCATCGCCTTGCGATTATCGTGATTGCCGTCCTCCTCACTGTCGTCGGTCTCCTCTACCAGTATCGCCATCATCTTGCTGTGCCTCGCGTCTTCCAGTCAACGAGCGAAGCTCCTGAAACAGCCGCCCGGTCCTCGTTGATAGCAACCGGGAGTGCCGACTGGCCATCAGACACAGAACCGGAATCAGTCCAGGAAGCCTGGATTGCGATGATTCAACGCGTCGACGACATCGAGAAACCGTCATCGCGAACTCCAACCGAGTGGCAGCAGATCGCGGTTGATGCAGGCCTTCCAGCTGACACCGTCGAGACGATCACTGCGACGTTCTGTGCCATTCAGTACGGGAACGCCCCCGAAACAGACACTCGCCGGAAACGCGTTCGGGCCGCGCTCGACAAGCTCGAAGACCAGCAGGGGGCCACAGATGGATAA
- a CDS encoding DUF7519 family protein, translated as MEASSIVKQPTYAGSVLAVVAAACVTGVLASQPVQVSIAGVGAVGAVLLLGSGLVRRRGHRVLGGGFVFVGCSLVCLALGLSLLSPGGLFERIAFFGGTLAMACVVLGVFPLRQSWAGSLVGFGIVLFSCSLIFLAWISDPGRVQLLLGVGLTIVTWDVAEHAITLGNDVGRSARTYPVTMIHFVGSLGVGLAAGTVTLVVDSVQLPAIPIAALALLLGAVLLLLLVLFLGDSEWLSGT; from the coding sequence ATGGAAGCGTCGTCTATCGTGAAACAGCCGACGTACGCGGGGAGTGTACTTGCCGTGGTCGCGGCGGCCTGCGTAACCGGTGTTCTGGCGAGTCAGCCCGTTCAGGTGTCGATTGCTGGTGTGGGAGCGGTCGGTGCAGTCCTGCTGTTGGGAAGTGGTCTCGTTCGTCGTCGCGGTCATCGCGTGCTCGGTGGCGGATTTGTATTTGTGGGGTGTAGTCTCGTTTGTCTCGCGCTCGGTCTGAGTCTACTGTCTCCAGGTGGGCTGTTCGAGCGGATTGCGTTCTTCGGTGGAACGCTCGCGATGGCGTGTGTCGTCCTCGGTGTGTTTCCGCTCCGGCAGTCGTGGGCGGGCTCTCTCGTCGGGTTCGGGATCGTGCTTTTCAGTTGTAGTCTCATCTTCTTGGCGTGGATCTCGGATCCGGGTCGAGTGCAACTGTTACTCGGTGTTGGCCTGACGATCGTCACGTGGGATGTGGCTGAGCACGCGATTACGCTTGGAAACGACGTCGGGCGGAGCGCGCGGACGTATCCAGTGACGATGATCCATTTCGTGGGGAGTCTCGGAGTCGGGCTCGCAGCTGGAACGGTCACACTGGTGGTGGACAGCGTCCAGTTGCCAGCGATTCCGATTGCTGCGCTCGCACTCCTATTAGGGGCTGTTCTGTTGTTGTTGCTCGTGCTCTTTCTCGGAGATAGTGAGTGGTTGTCCGGTACGTGA
- a CDS encoding DUF58 domain-containing protein — translation MTSVERTHRWRVAFAFVLFTSTAGLYLEAPIVFLTSILGVAYAGYPLFVGPPTVDLELSRTVTDETPDHGDPVTVTVTITNTGPRTLADLRIIDGVPSLLTVTDGTPRHTATLRPGASTTFQYTVAAKHGSHRFTPTTVIAHDISGNTRVETEVAAGEQSTIREELECMVDLRAFQLHRQARQYAGQTPAEAGESGLEFQQIRAYQRGDSMHRINWKRYARTGELTTMEFREEHRTAVVLCVDARQSAIRAAASTEPHAVAYCVAAAQQVCSTLEQQSEQVGAAIFGSEFNWRAPSTGREHYAHIDQLLVDHEYDQPVPIDGDDITVSSTEQVQELIAQTQGNTEVIVFSPLVDGFGETAAQQLDAHGYSVTVISPDVTTDETVSEEFVRVERANRVQMLRNRDMPVADWSPEKPLVWPVGHHRGVR, via the coding sequence ATGACCTCGGTCGAACGGACGCACCGCTGGCGAGTAGCCTTTGCATTCGTCCTCTTTACGAGCACAGCGGGTCTGTATCTCGAAGCCCCGATCGTTTTCCTGACGTCGATCCTCGGCGTCGCGTATGCAGGCTATCCACTCTTCGTCGGCCCGCCAACCGTTGATCTCGAACTCTCACGAACAGTCACGGATGAAACGCCCGACCACGGCGACCCCGTGACAGTTACCGTCACCATAACGAACACTGGGCCACGGACGCTTGCCGACCTCCGGATCATCGACGGTGTGCCGAGCCTTCTGACGGTCACCGATGGCACGCCGCGGCATACAGCCACCCTTCGACCAGGCGCGTCGACAACATTTCAGTATACGGTCGCTGCGAAGCACGGAAGTCACCGATTCACCCCGACGACGGTGATTGCCCACGATATCAGCGGGAATACGCGTGTCGAGACTGAGGTTGCAGCCGGCGAACAGTCGACCATCCGTGAAGAACTAGAGTGTATGGTCGACCTCCGGGCGTTTCAGTTGCACCGGCAGGCCCGGCAGTATGCTGGACAGACGCCCGCTGAGGCGGGTGAGTCGGGGCTCGAATTCCAGCAGATACGAGCGTATCAACGAGGCGATTCGATGCATCGAATCAACTGGAAGCGGTATGCTCGGACCGGCGAGCTCACGACGATGGAATTCCGTGAAGAACACCGGACAGCCGTCGTGCTCTGCGTGGATGCACGCCAGAGCGCGATTCGAGCCGCAGCATCGACAGAGCCGCACGCAGTAGCGTACTGTGTCGCCGCCGCCCAGCAAGTTTGTTCGACGCTCGAGCAGCAGAGCGAACAGGTTGGTGCCGCCATTTTCGGATCCGAGTTCAACTGGCGGGCACCAAGCACGGGCCGGGAACACTATGCTCACATCGACCAGCTATTAGTAGATCATGAGTACGACCAGCCGGTTCCGATCGACGGCGACGACATCACGGTGTCTTCGACGGAGCAGGTTCAGGAATTGATCGCACAGACACAGGGAAATACCGAGGTCATAGTGTTTTCGCCACTCGTCGATGGATTCGGCGAAACTGCTGCACAGCAGTTGGACGCGCACGGGTACTCAGTAACGGTTATCAGTCCGGACGTGACGACGGACGAGACCGTCAGCGAGGAGTTCGTGAGGGTTGAGCGTGCGAACCGGGTCCAGATGCTGCGAAATCGGGATATGCCAGTCGCGGACTGGTCGCCCGAGAAGCCACTGGTCTGGCCCGTGGGCCACCACAGAGGGGTGCGCTGA